A portion of the Candidatus Woesearchaeota archaeon genome contains these proteins:
- a CDS encoding TVP38/TMEM64 family protein, with product MVSKATIKSHFDVTLAKIVLLIVSLIILCLFFWEPLSGVFNSRESLILFVQGYGVWAPLILIGTIILQVLIAPIPGQLAGLVSGYLFGAWFGTLYSMIGLTIGSFIAFSLARWLGRPFVEKIIDSETLHKCDQLAHKKGLFTLFLIFLLPALPDDAICFVGGLTKIRISRLVLIAFLGRLPGFFVLNLVGSGVATDNFMVSFGILGISLIVGIIVYFLRAHLEKIITKFLKTIKMRK from the coding sequence ATGGTGAGTAAAGCAACAATTAAATCACATTTTGACGTAACTTTAGCTAAAATTGTTCTGCTTATAGTTAGTTTGATAATTCTATGTTTATTTTTTTGGGAGCCATTATCTGGTGTGTTTAACAGTCGTGAATCGTTGATACTTTTTGTTCAAGGTTATGGGGTTTGGGCTCCGTTAATTTTGATTGGAACTATTATTCTTCAAGTATTAATTGCGCCAATTCCCGGTCAATTGGCAGGTCTTGTTAGTGGATATTTATTTGGGGCTTGGTTTGGAACATTATACAGTATGATTGGTCTTACTATTGGATCGTTTATTGCATTTAGTTTGGCAAGGTGGTTGGGAAGACCATTTGTTGAAAAAATTATTGATTCTGAAACATTACATAAATGTGATCAATTAGCACATAAAAAAGGGCTTTTTACTTTATTTTTGATTTTTTTGTTACCTGCGCTTCCTGATGATGCAATTTGCTTTGTTGGGGGTCTTACTAAAATTAGGATTTCAAGACTTGTTTTAATTGCATTTCTTGGACGTTTGCCGGGGTTTTTTGTTTTAAATCTGGTAGGATCAGGTGTTGCAACTGATAATTTTATGGTTTCATTTGGTATTTTAGGAATTAGTTTAATTGTAGGAATTATTGTTTATTTTTTAAGGGCGCACTTAGAAAAAATAATTACTAAATTTCTTAAAACGATAAAAATGAGAAAATAA
- a CDS encoding DNRLRE domain-containing protein, whose protein sequence is MKVKISATIFMMFILIVSMISLVSAEFTQLDYNDIVEDSYVWEYSKDANYYSSELLTFYERSTRYSRSYISFDISSVSDSNIAEDAQLCLYEYTTGNVVGDVGVYHVYYDAYVSESSITWNNQPCGTTFSASANCNLTASDTTDIISGEINEWRCWNVTDIINAEHVPGNDRVSFVLKRPSESHLGFGRATVASSEYATAALRPYLNITHVSASSYSPPDQSSNIGSSATNLSSAYNGTVNLTYSDLADDASVWEYSPDTNYGARDFMRLYERGSRRSRAYLTFNFPPSLTSSITANEAQLCAYEHRISNVVSSVNAYHVYGAAFVSEENITWNNQPCGTSFDNSFNCNLTNLDSVDMVSRSMNRVHCWDVTEALNLELALANSRITLALKRATETQIGYGFAELASKEYRDISKAPYLQVSFLFNASDESQLAFIPEYTYDFNVSKVKFRVPVNLSGLTDLDDCFVMEEDFIFVNTSSECNAFANPAYLTFSGINNFDINKVIYGSNSNKNQLKSEGKSCILENKCFNPSCSGTNCTIDVTSFSGYAYEGNANLTINNTDEENYVSADSDFVYYAYYINATGGAHIASASCNITDSNNTYVMNEQSGEYYYYNKSGGFSNQGQYDWNVTCDKTGFTTLFANDTLDVGYFTIEACPGSGLTKNGEYHLSQNLVWSTNGSSCFNILISNVDINCDNYNITHSGNGLSRAMTASNINNLTVRGCNFYNETSSEASTIYLDSVNNSLIYNNSIENNDYGFYIDYGNNVEINDNSFTIDYDSGSAIYLYEGINHLVFNNIVNTISGPGIKAVQGGSYINITNNIITTSSNVGDGIWIGLPANESYFYIAHNSINTSGSAAAGIGLAGGSLSNIFNNSIITLSALGAYGILLDENTSSNVIRNNNISSADYTLMDASSFNNTLIYNNSYGEINWTGMNLTTDINLSIDNTVFVQQNLLGLIDDSDALELNGSARITFWGLDLSIEPDLLKNELDYCFSPDCEIVDWGSSYAIFDVSSFSNYSIDGQLGGQGEDPPAQVPEFSDYAIMLLLALTVGGFVVIRRKEN, encoded by the coding sequence ATGAAAGTAAAAATTTCTGCTACAATATTTATGATGTTTATTTTAATTGTTTCTATGATTTCACTTGTTTCTGCAGAATTTACTCAATTAGATTATAATGATATTGTTGAAGATTCTTATGTTTGGGAATATAGTAAGGATGCTAACTATTATTCTTCAGAATTGTTAACATTCTACGAAAGAAGTACAAGATATTCTCGAAGTTATATCAGTTTTGATATTAGTTCTGTTTCGGATAGTAATATTGCAGAAGATGCACAACTTTGTTTATACGAATATACTACTGGAAATGTTGTTGGTGATGTAGGGGTTTATCATGTTTATTATGATGCTTATGTTTCTGAATCTTCCATAACTTGGAATAATCAACCTTGTGGAACTACTTTTTCGGCGAGTGCTAATTGTAATTTAACAGCGTCAGATACTACAGATATTATTTCTGGAGAAATAAATGAATGGAGGTGTTGGAATGTAACTGATATAATAAATGCAGAACATGTTCCAGGAAATGATAGAGTTTCTTTTGTTTTAAAAAGACCGTCTGAATCTCATTTAGGTTTTGGTAGAGCAACAGTAGCAAGTTCAGAATATGCAACTGCTGCGTTAAGACCTTATTTGAATATTACTCATGTATCTGCTTCATCTTATTCTCCTCCAGATCAATCAAGTAATATTGGAAGTAGTGCTACAAATTTATCTTCTGCATATAATGGAACTGTTAATTTAACTTATTCTGATTTGGCAGATGATGCGTCTGTTTGGGAGTATAGTCCTGATACGAATTATGGCGCGAGGGATTTTATGCGACTTTATGAACGAGGTAGTCGGAGATCAAGAGCATATTTAACATTTAATTTTCCTCCTTCATTAACTTCTTCTATTACTGCGAATGAAGCTCAATTGTGTGCTTATGAACATAGAATAAGTAATGTTGTATCTTCTGTTAATGCATATCATGTTTATGGTGCAGCATTTGTTTCTGAAGAAAATATAACTTGGAATAATCAACCTTGTGGAACTAGTTTTGATAATAGTTTTAATTGCAATTTAACAAATTTAGATAGTGTTGATATGGTTTCAAGATCGATGAATAGAGTTCATTGTTGGGATGTAACTGAGGCCCTAAACCTTGAGCTTGCTTTGGCAAATTCAAGAATTACTCTTGCTCTTAAACGAGCTACAGAAACGCAGATAGGATACGGATTTGCAGAATTAGCTTCAAAAGAATATCGAGATATTTCTAAAGCACCTTATTTACAAGTATCTTTTTTATTTAATGCCTCTGATGAGTCTCAATTAGCTTTTATTCCTGAATACACGTATGATTTTAATGTTTCAAAAGTTAAATTTCGTGTACCTGTTAATTTATCCGGGCTAACTGATTTAGATGATTGTTTTGTGATGGAAGAAGATTTTATTTTTGTTAATACTTCTTCTGAATGTAATGCTTTTGCTAATCCTGCGTATTTAACTTTTTCAGGAATTAATAATTTTGATATTAATAAAGTTATTTATGGATCCAATTCAAATAAAAATCAACTTAAATCAGAGGGTAAAAGTTGTATTTTAGAAAATAAATGTTTTAACCCGTCTTGTTCTGGAACTAACTGCACCATTGATGTAACTAGTTTCTCAGGGTATGCTTATGAGGGAAATGCAAATTTAACAATAAACAATACTGATGAAGAAAATTATGTTAGTGCTGATTCAGATTTTGTTTATTATGCTTATTATATTAATGCAACTGGTGGTGCGCATATTGCAAGTGCAAGTTGTAATATAACTGATTCAAATAATACTTATGTGATGAATGAACAATCAGGAGAATATTATTATTATAATAAATCAGGAGGATTTTCAAACCAAGGACAATATGATTGGAATGTTACTTGTGATAAAACTGGATTTACTACTTTGTTTGCGAACGATACTCTTGATGTTGGTTATTTTACGATTGAAGCTTGTCCTGGTTCAGGTTTGACAAAAAATGGGGAATATCATTTATCTCAAAATTTAGTTTGGTCTACAAATGGATCTTCTTGTTTTAACATTTTAATATCTAATGTGGATATTAATTGTGATAATTATAATATAACTCATTCAGGTAATGGTTTATCACGTGCGATGACTGCAAGTAATATTAATAATTTAACTGTTCGAGGTTGTAATTTTTATAATGAAACTTCATCAGAAGCAAGCACAATTTATTTAGATTCAGTTAATAATTCTTTAATTTACAATAATTCAATTGAGAATAATGATTATGGTTTTTATATTGATTACGGCAATAATGTAGAAATTAATGATAATTCTTTTACAATTGATTATGATAGTGGATCTGCAATATATCTTTACGAGGGCATAAATCATTTAGTTTTTAATAATATTGTAAATACAATTTCAGGTCCGGGAATCAAAGCAGTTCAAGGAGGAAGTTACATTAACATAACTAATAATATAATTACTACTTCAAGTAATGTTGGAGATGGTATTTGGATTGGTTTGCCTGCTAATGAATCTTATTTTTATATTGCGCATAATTCAATTAATACATCAGGATCTGCTGCGGCAGGAATTGGTTTAGCGGGGGGGTCTTTATCAAATATTTTTAATAATTCAATTATTACTTTAAGTGCGCTGGGAGCATATGGGATATTATTAGATGAAAATACCTCGTCTAATGTAATTCGAAATAATAATATTTCATCTGCGGATTATACTTTGATGGATGCTTCATCTTTTAATAATACTTTGATTTATAATAATTCTTATGGTGAAATTAACTGGACTGGTATGAATTTAACTACTGATATTAATTTAAGTATTGATAATACTGTTTTTGTTCAACAGAATCTTCTTGGTTTGATTGATGATTCTGATGCTTTAGAATTAAATGGTTCGGCACGTATTACTTTTTGGGGTTTAGATTTGTCTATTGAGCCTGATTTATTAAAGAATGAATTGGATTATTGTTTTTCACCTGATTGTGAAATAGTTGATTGGGGTAGTTCATATGCTATTTTTGATGTTAGTAGTTTTTCTAATTATAGTATTGACGGACAATTAGGTGGTCAAGGTGAAGATCCTCCTGCTCAAGTTCCTGAATTTTCTGACTATGCAATAATGTTATTGTTAGCATTAACTGTTGGGGGATTTGTAGTAATTAGAAGAAAAGAAAACTAA
- a CDS encoding 30S ribosomal protein S6e (the function of this ribosomal subunit is unknown): protein MAEFKIVLSDPKTGKSYQKEAKDDSAKLLIGKKLRESIKGEVLDMTGYEFQITGGSDSCGFPMRIDVVGPARKKILAVKGVGVNNVKGLPNKNKKGRRKMNGMRSKKTVAGNVIHEKTAQINMKILKYGKEPLEKPAEPAEGDAKPEEKK, encoded by the coding sequence ATGGCTGAATTTAAAATAGTACTTTCTGACCCTAAAACAGGGAAATCATATCAAAAAGAAGCAAAAGATGACTCTGCTAAACTTCTAATAGGTAAAAAACTTCGTGAATCCATAAAAGGAGAAGTTTTAGACATGACTGGATACGAATTTCAAATTACTGGTGGTTCTGACAGTTGTGGATTTCCTATGAGAATTGACGTTGTAGGACCTGCTAGAAAAAAAATCCTTGCAGTTAAAGGAGTAGGAGTTAATAATGTTAAAGGACTTCCTAACAAAAACAAAAAAGGAAGACGTAAAATGAATGGTATGCGTTCTAAAAAAACTGTTGCAGGAAATGTAATTCATGAAAAAACTGCTCAAATTAATATGAAGATTCTTAAGTATGGTAAAGAACCTTTAGAAAAACCAGCAGAACCTGCAGAAGGCGACGCAAAACCTGAAGAAAAAAAATAA
- the amrS gene encoding AmmeMemoRadiSam system radical SAM enzyme, with amino-acid sequence MEESQMNESHVKEAQFYYKKEENIVLCELCPNYCLILPGKLGRCNVRENKEGTLYSLSYGNLISFTQDPIEKKPFYHIIPGTQSLSIATFGCNLHCSFCQNWQISQKGESKDETQFVSPADVIKKAKQTKSKSISYTYTEPTIFYEYVLDVARLAKKAGIKNLLVTNGYINPKPLKKIYKYIDGANIDLKFFNPDSYKKYCGGDLEPVLETIRLLKKRGVWIEITHLLIPGLNDDLQELKQMCNWIVRQVGDDTPIHFSRFFPRYKLTDIAPTDPKKLEEAYHIAKNAGLKHVYIGNIPSDKYDTTFCKNCDCVLIRRNLFNITSNNVFMGKCKACGTHADGIWY; translated from the coding sequence ATGGAAGAATCACAAATGAACGAATCACACGTGAAAGAAGCACAATTTTATTATAAAAAAGAAGAAAATATAGTTTTGTGTGAATTATGCCCTAATTATTGTTTAATTCTTCCTGGAAAACTTGGGCGTTGTAACGTTCGAGAAAATAAAGAAGGAACGCTTTATTCTTTATCTTATGGTAATTTAATTTCATTTACTCAAGATCCAATAGAAAAAAAACCATTTTATCATATTATTCCTGGAACTCAATCACTATCAATTGCAACATTTGGTTGTAATCTACATTGTTCATTTTGTCAAAATTGGCAAATATCTCAAAAAGGAGAATCAAAAGATGAGACTCAGTTTGTGAGTCCTGCGGATGTAATCAAAAAAGCAAAACAAACAAAATCTAAATCAATTTCATATACTTATACTGAACCTACTATATTTTATGAATATGTTTTAGATGTTGCGAGACTCGCAAAAAAAGCAGGAATAAAAAACTTACTTGTGACTAATGGATATATTAATCCTAAACCATTAAAAAAGATTTACAAATATATTGATGGTGCAAATATTGATTTAAAATTTTTTAATCCTGATTCTTACAAAAAATATTGTGGTGGAGATTTAGAACCAGTACTTGAAACAATTCGTTTGTTGAAAAAAAGAGGAGTTTGGATTGAGATTACGCATTTACTAATACCTGGACTTAATGATGATTTACAAGAATTAAAACAAATGTGTAATTGGATTGTAAGACAAGTTGGTGACGACACACCCATTCATTTTTCTAGATTTTTTCCTCGATATAAATTAACTGATATTGCACCCACAGATCCAAAAAAATTAGAAGAAGCATATCATATAGCAAAAAATGCAGGGCTTAAACATGTATACATTGGAAATATTCCTTCGGATAAGTATGATACTACTTTTTGTAAAAACTGTGATTGTGTATTAATTCGAAGAAATTTGTTTAATATTACATCGAATAATGTTTTTATGGGGAAGTGTAAAGCATGCGGGACTCACGCAGATGGAATTTGGTATTAA
- a CDS encoding FAD-binding protein — MQNFPSESEQNSQIENNTLNSMPAIKNGSSDIKPAIEETSTIQTNLTHELYDIILVGAGPAGLFAAYELIKICKQKGIKKRILLIEKGKSIEHRPKSEVMCGVGGAGTFSDGKLHFTPVLSHEKIFHLYEPHECQEYLDYVDKIFTEFGVNAPYYPKNMDEVNYYVNECKKNSIQLFVRKTRHVGSDVLPSIIKNFQDYLTSEDIELRCETEVTDIIVEDNSCKGVIINGTGEKIYAKKVMLAPGRYNARWLQKVCSKYNISFSYEKVEVGVRVEFPSIIMKKYADAMYEAIFRVHTKTFDDPIRTFCPCPRGKVATEEYDGFICVNGHSDSDHASENSNFAFVTEIELTEPVENTTLYGKSIALLSTTIGGGKPILQRLVDLKQGRRSTWARLKKSFITPSLMDVVPGDISMALPYRVVQNIKEGIAKLDKALPGLDGDNTLLYAPEIKFRSSKVNTNKYFESLDVKNLFMTGDGAGVAGNIVGAAATGIIAAKGMMNGDD, encoded by the coding sequence TTGCAGAATTTCCCAAGCGAAAGTGAACAAAATTCTCAAATAGAAAATAATACGTTGAACTCTATGCCTGCTATTAAAAATGGTAGCTCAGATATTAAACCTGCTATTGAAGAAACTTCCACTATACAAACAAATTTAACTCATGAACTATATGATATAATTCTTGTTGGAGCAGGACCTGCTGGTTTGTTTGCAGCGTATGAACTCATAAAAATTTGTAAACAGAAAGGAATTAAAAAAAGAATTCTTTTAATTGAGAAAGGAAAATCAATAGAACATAGGCCAAAATCTGAAGTTATGTGTGGTGTTGGTGGCGCAGGAACATTTTCTGATGGAAAATTACATTTTACACCAGTTCTTAGTCATGAAAAAATATTTCATTTATACGAACCTCATGAATGTCAAGAATATTTAGACTATGTGGATAAAATATTTACTGAATTTGGAGTTAATGCCCCTTACTATCCAAAAAATATGGATGAAGTTAATTATTATGTTAATGAATGTAAAAAAAATTCAATACAACTATTTGTAAGAAAAACAAGACATGTTGGAAGTGACGTTTTACCAAGTATTATTAAAAACTTTCAAGATTATTTAACCTCTGAAGATATTGAATTAAGATGTGAAACTGAAGTAACTGATATAATTGTTGAAGATAATTCTTGTAAAGGCGTAATTATTAATGGCACTGGAGAAAAAATTTATGCAAAAAAAGTGATGCTTGCGCCAGGACGTTATAATGCACGATGGTTACAAAAAGTTTGTTCAAAATATAACATTAGTTTTTCATATGAGAAAGTAGAAGTTGGAGTGCGAGTTGAATTCCCAAGTATTATTATGAAAAAATATGCTGATGCTATGTATGAAGCAATATTTAGGGTGCATACTAAAACATTTGATGATCCTATTAGAACTTTTTGTCCGTGTCCAAGAGGAAAAGTTGCAACCGAAGAATATGACGGATTTATTTGTGTTAATGGACATTCGGATTCAGATCATGCGTCAGAAAATTCTAATTTCGCGTTTGTAACCGAAATTGAATTAACAGAACCTGTTGAGAACACAACTCTTTATGGGAAATCAATAGCATTATTATCGACGACAATTGGAGGGGGAAAACCTATACTTCAAAGACTTGTTGATTTAAAGCAAGGAAGAAGATCTACTTGGGCAAGACTCAAAAAAAGTTTTATTACGCCATCTCTTATGGATGTAGTTCCTGGAGATATTTCGATGGCTTTACCTTACAGAGTAGTTCAAAATATCAAAGAAGGAATCGCAAAACTTGATAAGGCACTGCCTGGACTTGACGGTGATAATACTTTATTATATGCTCCAGAAATAAAATTTAGGAGTAGTAAAGTAAATACGAATAAGTATTTTGAATCTTTGGATGTTAAAAATTTATTCATGACTGGGGATGGTGCAGGAGTTGCAGGAAATATTGTTGGAGCTGCGGCAACTGGCATTATTGCTGCAAAAGGAATGATGAATGGAGATGACTAA
- a CDS encoding trypsin-like peptidase domain-containing protein: MGKGKDNRFDYKPVSVEELPVDDPLARSIALLADLDRQGIVSADPIKKRKKRKKQKKPSVKPNFDYSPVDLVAPVDEIQFGYRPPVQEPDHMRPKPVRRSKPLPRRSKPVIVPKPVYAPKPVVREAKSVGKGASRVGNFLNATAATLGSLALIFLGANMLTGGDSTRKLAYMWNHLSSHSAPQVPAPEPNHTPNPVPNKVPDLERRLEHPTTLPFFNPYGLDLKVSANPELENASIKLPKEFTDTFSIYSDVVHNLVFYQCGSFGNATATGIFINPQQVLTAQHVVTKKDDEKKLAGCEVEHLNNRLKIAGGSYSFDWNKDLAVLTLPQSVSGIKRLKLYEGKINAGMKVALISSRMTGNHKPNVEIRYGSVYADSGKFNSHKFLIDVPGYHGNSGGVVVDMGTGDIMGVISQCVLDRTAKGYDHNKPCVKDVAVGTKVSPVSWLNVSKVGSFVEPPKGSGIYTTKIPSITDYENGTCYLDSSGAPQCKAFHWGSKLFYAPSLTQKSVKYAGTKSRVLNGRSRRIVKFGNGKTAMF, from the coding sequence ATGGGTAAAGGAAAAGATAATAGGTTTGATTATAAACCAGTTAGTGTTGAGGAATTGCCAGTAGATGATCCATTAGCTAGATCTATTGCGTTATTAGCTGATTTAGATAGGCAAGGAATTGTATCTGCAGATCCTATAAAAAAACGAAAGAAAAGAAAAAAACAAAAAAAACCTTCTGTTAAACCTAATTTTGATTATTCTCCTGTGGACCTTGTAGCTCCTGTTGACGAAATTCAATTTGGTTATAGGCCACCAGTTCAAGAGCCAGATCATATGCGACCAAAACCAGTTCGTAGATCTAAACCGCTGCCAAGACGTTCAAAACCAGTTATTGTTCCCAAGCCAGTTTATGCTCCTAAGCCAGTTGTGCGCGAAGCTAAATCTGTTGGTAAAGGTGCTAGCAGGGTTGGTAATTTTTTAAATGCAACTGCTGCTACATTAGGATCTTTAGCACTTATTTTTTTGGGTGCAAATATGTTAACTGGGGGAGATTCAACAAGAAAACTTGCTTATATGTGGAATCATTTAAGTTCACATTCTGCTCCTCAAGTTCCTGCACCTGAGCCAAATCATACACCTAATCCTGTTCCAAATAAAGTTCCTGATTTAGAAAGACGACTTGAACATCCCACAACTTTGCCTTTTTTTAACCCCTATGGGCTGGATTTAAAAGTTTCTGCAAATCCTGAATTAGAAAATGCAAGTATTAAATTACCTAAAGAATTTACTGATACTTTTTCAATTTACTCGGATGTCGTGCATAATTTAGTTTTTTATCAATGTGGCTCATTTGGGAATGCCACTGCAACTGGAATTTTTATTAATCCTCAACAAGTATTAACTGCGCAACATGTAGTAACTAAAAAAGATGATGAAAAAAAATTAGCAGGGTGTGAGGTTGAGCATCTTAATAATAGATTAAAAATTGCGGGTGGAAGTTATAGTTTTGATTGGAATAAAGATTTGGCAGTTTTGACTTTGCCTCAAAGTGTTAGTGGAATAAAAAGATTGAAATTATATGAGGGTAAAATTAATGCTGGCATGAAAGTTGCATTGATTTCTTCTCGAATGACGGGTAATCACAAACCTAATGTTGAAATACGATACGGTTCAGTTTATGCTGATTCGGGAAAATTTAATTCGCATAAATTTCTTATTGATGTTCCAGGTTATCATGGTAATAGTGGTGGCGTTGTTGTAGATATGGGTACTGGGGATATAATGGGAGTTATTTCTCAGTGCGTGTTAGATCGAACTGCGAAGGGGTATGATCATAATAAGCCGTGTGTAAAAGATGTTGCTGTTGGAACTAAAGTTTCTCCAGTTTCTTGGTTGAATGTTTCTAAAGTGGGAAGTTTTGTTGAACCGCCTAAAGGTTCGGGCATATATACGACTAAAATTCCTTCAATAACTGATTATGAAAATGGTACTTGTTATTTAGATTCTTCTGGTGCTCCTCAGTGTAAAGCATTTCATTGGGGCTCAAAATTATTTTATGCACCTTCACTAACTCAAAAATCAGTAAAATATGCTGGAACAAAATCTCGTGTATTGAATGGGCGTTCAAGAAGAATAGTTAAGTTCGGAAATGGAAAAACTGCAATGTTTTGA
- a CDS encoding SDR family oxidoreductase translates to MRFKQKFKKETVLITGASSGIGLELAKIYAKNNHDLVIVSRNKLKLNEICKELKKQNNINCHIISADLSKTQEITQLHQKIKRQKLPISILINNAGFGTYGLFHQTKLEKELNLIDLNIKGLTHLTKLFTQDFLKKKRGRILNVASMAAFQPGPYMAVYYASKAYVLNFSEGIAAELENTQVQISTLCPGATKSGFQKASHSERAGVMQQKIMSARTVAKYAYKKFMKKKATRIIIPGFKNKLMAIGSKLTPRKMITRIIKKLQKPTNKIKNKFN, encoded by the coding sequence ATGAGATTTAAACAAAAATTCAAAAAAGAGACAGTTCTAATTACTGGTGCTTCAAGCGGAATTGGCTTAGAACTCGCAAAAATATATGCCAAAAACAATCACGATTTAGTAATAGTATCCAGAAACAAACTTAAACTCAATGAAATTTGTAAAGAATTAAAAAAACAAAACAACATAAATTGCCACATCATTAGTGCAGACTTATCAAAAACACAAGAAATCACTCAACTTCACCAAAAAATTAAAAGACAAAAACTTCCAATATCAATTCTCATAAACAATGCAGGGTTTGGAACCTACGGATTATTTCACCAAACTAAACTAGAAAAAGAGCTTAACCTAATTGATCTTAACATAAAAGGATTAACTCATTTAACAAAACTTTTCACTCAAGATTTTTTAAAAAAGAAACGAGGCAGAATTTTAAATGTTGCATCAATGGCAGCATTCCAACCAGGACCTTACATGGCAGTTTATTATGCATCAAAAGCATACGTCCTAAACTTTAGTGAAGGAATCGCAGCAGAACTTGAAAATACTCAGGTTCAAATTTCAACTCTTTGTCCTGGAGCCACCAAATCAGGGTTTCAAAAAGCATCGCATTCAGAACGCGCAGGAGTCATGCAACAAAAAATTATGTCAGCTCGTACCGTTGCAAAATATGCATATAAAAAATTCATGAAAAAAAAAGCAACAAGAATTATAATTCCTGGATTCAAAAATAAACTTATGGCAATTGGTTCAAAACTAACTCCAAGAAAAATGATAACACGAATTATTAAAAAACTTCAAAAACCAACAAATAAAATAAAAAATAAATTTAATTAA
- a CDS encoding ion transporter, with protein sequence MATKSKRRLNHKRINKFSKQKSNRESNQNDDSIKIPNSFREKLRFYLIDCETRIGKSIDAFILFLNLLICIIFVIETYDISQAMRALLWKIEVITVIIFIVEYFARIYASQKRFKQITDLYSIIDFVAILPTLLIMFNPEQSFNIAFVRILRIIKTFRIFRFLRFTADPYFFFGKITWHVLKVIRLVVTIFLIFFVASGVFFTIENGVNPNVSNFGDAFYFIVVTLTTVGFGDITPVSDAGKWATVLMIISGIMLIPWQASQVIKEWLQTKKKKAICKKCGLVYHDEDASHCKACGKVIYQEYLG encoded by the coding sequence ATGGCAACTAAATCTAAGCGCAGATTAAATCATAAGCGAATTAATAAGTTTTCTAAACAAAAATCTAATCGAGAATCTAATCAAAATGATGATTCGATTAAAATTCCTAATTCATTTAGAGAAAAACTTAGATTCTACTTAATCGATTGTGAAACTCGGATTGGAAAATCAATTGACGCATTTATTTTATTCTTAAATTTATTAATTTGTATTATATTTGTCATAGAAACATATGATATTTCTCAAGCAATGAGAGCTTTGCTTTGGAAAATTGAAGTTATTACAGTAATAATTTTTATTGTTGAATATTTTGCAAGAATTTATGCATCACAAAAGCGATTTAAACAAATAACTGATTTGTATAGTATTATTGATTTTGTTGCGATTTTACCAACATTATTGATTATGTTTAATCCTGAACAAAGTTTTAATATAGCTTTTGTGAGAATTTTAAGAATAATAAAAACATTTAGAATATTTAGATTTTTGAGATTTACTGCAGACCCATATTTTTTCTTTGGAAAAATAACTTGGCATGTTCTTAAAGTGATTAGATTGGTAGTTACTATATTTTTAATTTTCTTTGTTGCATCAGGCGTATTTTTTACAATAGAAAATGGTGTTAATCCAAACGTTAGTAATTTTGGTGATGCTTTTTATTTCATAGTTGTTACCTTGACAACTGTTGGTTTTGGGGATATAACTCCTGTTTCTGATGCGGGAAAATGGGCAACAGTGTTGATGATTATATCTGGAATTATGTTAATTCCTTGGCAAGCAAGTCAGGTGATAAAAGAATGGTTGCAAACTAAAAAGAAAAAAGCAATTTGTAAAAAATGTGGTTTAGTATATCATGATGAAGATGCATCTCATTGCAAAGCTTGTGGTAAAGTTATTTATCAAGAATATTTGGGGTAA